The Plasmodium brasilianum strain Bolivian I chromosome 11, whole genome shotgun sequence nucleotide sequence ccgttaataaaaaaacagcAAATATTCATTCATTATGATGATGATGCTTTGTTAAATCGGAGCAAAATGGATTTATTAAATACGACCATGTCTATTTCTGACTCAAATATATTGTATGATGAGGAACAGGCAAGGGAACAGGCGGGGGGGAAGCAGTCGCCCATTCCGTTTAAAAAcgattttaaagaaaaatttttattcaaaaaaaaatgccaTGGGTTAAGCAAATGGGAATATTTTGATGAAAGGAcaggaaaaattataatcaaAAAGAGGATATAACAATGAGGGGGAGcctcaataaaaaaaaaaaaaattgcgcATGTGTGCGGTGCAAGTGCGTATAGACGCATATAAGTAAAAGCGAAAGTACGTATAagcatatgtacgtattagTAAATGTTACATATGTACTCTTCCCTAAGCACATTAATATAGTTAATTATGTTCCACTTCAAAAAATTTCAcgaattaaattttattcttttttaaattttgcaaaaaaaaaaaacatatccTTTTTTACACCTTTTTTAAggtgttttttgttttgtattttttttcttctcacgtattttttttttttttttccactttCATTCAAGCTTTTACATTTTCCTTTCACTTGCTCATTCGGTTCCGCGttgtcttctttttttttccgtgGATCGGCCCCATCCGGTGCttcctattttattttattttattcaaaaagtTCGATATTTATTGTGTAGCATTTTACACCCTTATACATTTTCAAcgttttttaaagaaaattatttgctTATCAAGTGCCATTTTCAAGCATTTCAAGAATTTGTTCCACCTTGTCTACGTGTTAGTCGTcaattatgtttatttgaAAGGAgcctaaaaaaaaaaaaataaaataataaaaaaaaaaaaaataagcatacatataaaacGCAATAAATAGCATTAtgcagaagaaaaaaaataccgtaaaataaataaatagaaaaatattatgtgcAGCTTGCTAAATATAAATCACATTGcttgttcataatattatgaacataaCATAACTATTCAACTTTTCGATGCTCCAAAATTTTGCCCTTTAtgcgcaaaaaaaaataaaaaataacaaagcAGAACAAATTAGGGCAAAACAAAAACACCTTACAGTGAGGGTAATTCAGGTTATAAGTCACATAGCCCTTTATCCTAAATCTCTTTAGTATTCCTTTAATAATGccaataattaaaattaaaaaataatgaataaaattatttttctgatTTGTCTCATCAATTAAAAGATGTTTCAAATACATGCCTATATCGTTATCCACAACAATATATACACCTtttttgtatgtttgtattttatcagcatttttattaaataaaataaaccaTATATCTCTTcctataaattttaaaatatcctTAACATCGttgaattcatttttatatatcaacATGCGttcaattaattttatacctATACTTTTACCCATATCTTTAAATTTActtgataaaatatttatataatttttttcttcattattattttctaaatacataagattattaattattctatCTCTCTCATTATAGTGTTGTccatatatgttattattgcTCATTTCATTGTTGCTATCAATATTGCTGTCATTGTTGCTGTCATTGTTACTGTCATTGTTACTGTCATTATTGctatcataataattattattactattacgattacatttattgttattattactattacgaTTAcctttattgttattattactattagtattaccattattgcaattagtattattattattgttattagtgttattatttattttgttcctttctttttcattttccttcTCCTCCTCATTCTCATAGGGTAACCTCTTTTCATTGCGGTCTTCTTGATGATGATCTGAGGAGCTACTAAAGCTGCTAAACtcatattcattatttttcaaaaggtcaatatttatattaattatttcataaattaaCAGTAATAGACTTGTCTTTGATATTTTCCCTTCactcatattatttattggATTTAAATAATACCATTAAAAGATAGTCCCCCCTCAAAGGAAGGCAAAAAGggtgaaataataaaaaataaattaaaaaaaaaaaaaagaaaagataaataaaaggtacagaaaaataaataaaaaaaaaaaattaaaaaattaaaacgtcaaaaataaaaaatatatggcaatgataaaaaatatatggcaatgataaaaaatatatggcaatgataaaaaatatatggcaatgataaaaaatatatggcaatgataaaaaatatatggcaatggcaatgaaaaaatatatggcaatgataaaaaatatatggcaatgataaaaaatatatggcaatgataaaaaatatatggcaatgataaaaaatatatggcaatgataaaaaatatatggcaatgataaaaaatatatggcaatgataaaaaatatatggcaatgataaaaaatatatggcaatgataaaaaatatatggcaatgataaaaaatatatggcaatgataaaaaatatatggcaatgataaaaaataaatagtaatgataaaaaataaatgataaaatgaataatacaaaataactgtaaaaaatgaataatacaaaataactgtaaaaaatgaataatacaaaataactgtaaaaaatgaataatacaaaataactgtaaaaaatgaataatacaaaataactgtaaaaaataaatgataaagtaaattattacatatgtCCAAAAaactatacatataaaacgatgaattttaaattatattctcTTTTGTGATGCCTATTTTTCTGGAAAATATTTGCAAAAGGGGAAACATATCTGAACAGACAAGCAAGCTTCAAATATGACGGTGTCATACATGGGAAAAATGTTCTTTGCTCATAGGAATAAATAGTGCTAAGGTATGCCtgtgaaatatattttcatgcACACATACCTACAAtcatacataataatacaagcataaataatacaatataataatatatacaaagtGTACATTACTTTTGAGCTTCATTTTTTCGCActtgaaaataaaacagaagGTACTAGACTGTACTGTACCATAGTGTACAGAATTGAAAAGAAagtccttttatttttcaaattaaaaaaatgttaaactTCAACAagtttaaacatatatatatatatatatatttgcatacaTGTAAATACGCATTAATATGTaccatatacatacgtacatacatatattatgcacatgtatatacagtAAAACACATGCTATGGagagataataataatgatattcaGGATATACtcacataaattaaaatacatacatatattttcgaataaattatactttaaaaattttctttaattcatgatttcaacaaaaaaataaaataaaataaaataaaacaaaatgaaatgaaatgaaaCGAAACGAAacgaaacaaaataaaacaaaataaaacaaaacaaaataaaacaaaacaaaataaaacaaaacaaaataaaacaaaacaaaataaaataaaacaaaataaaataaaacaaaatgaaatatagtataatacgacataacataataaaaaattcgtTTTATAAATGCACACATAACAGCTACTAAAATTGCAATTTTGGATAAGGCAAAAAATAGGTAAAATATGTCATTCAAGtatatttttgcaatatAAGTATActacttatacatatatatatatatatgtattatatgcaCGTAACAATAATGGGTaggttatatattttttacaaatacaGCAACAactaaataaacatatacattttattaaatatttattaaaaaaaaaaaaaaaaaaaaagaatataaatgtaGATATTTTTCTAACAAATTCAATAATAAGTAGGTCTGTTTGTTCCGAATATTTTAAGAGCGACTTTTaagaattttgtttttaaagtaaaaaaaaaatgttatctAAGTAGTAACAGGAGATTCaaatgcaaaaattaatataaatatataaatttatatatatatatatatatatatatatatatttatatatgtatgcaaatatatttgtgcatatatgcaaaatcatttattttgtgtttatctatgaattatatatatgtttgtaaatatatatataaaattttaggaatgaatataaattaaatatttataaaaaaaaatacttatgaATACAGTTGAGTAGGCATGTTTGAGTCTGCGAATTACaattttccttttgtttacttatatataaaactattCATTGTTTATActtgttaatttatttcaaagGAACATAAGGCTctgtttataaatttatttatattatcatatattactttattttaaatcTAATTTTATCCTATTTTAgcttattctatttttttttcttcctttttgaCAGAAATATGTAGTTAAAAATGCGTTTTCTaacaaacataaataataacaataacaacgTAAACTCGAACTCATCATATGATTCGagtaatttattaatttacaaatatacaagaagttttaatataacatttaagaaagatataaaatttattcagATTTTATTCCCTTCATTTACGATTTTTTGtgttaccttttttttttcgttactTCTATATTTATGCTTCTTCTGTTTGGaggcattttattttaacaggAAAAACCCGCTGTTTATAGATGagtaagggaaaaaaaaaaaaaaaataataataataaatgtataaaattaattaaaaaaatagagcaAAAGAACAAGATAGAATAAGTGTACGAGTAAATGAACAGTAGAGTAAAGGTGTAAAACATGGTATAATGATGAAAGCAACAAGTGAAAGAGAAAAGCAAGAACACATTTATGACTTGAAAAAGTCATTCATAATAAACTGATTCTTGCGTGCATTTTCCCAcgttcatattatttattactgTTTTCATTTGTTAGAGATGTATTAAAACGTTTTGGGCTGAAcagattttatatttcaaataattaCCAGTACTACAAGTTAATAACTGCTACTCTTTTTCATTCGAGCATATGGAACTTAATAGTAtagtttacaaaaaaaaaaaaaaaaaaaaaaaattaagctaATAATGTCGATGTTATATTGATGTGTCATAATTAagcacatatattattatacaccAACATtgttaaaacataaaatgtattttttaacccttttttttttttttttttttttttatttttgtaatagattaacacatattatttaatgaacatTGGAATAGTAGTAGAAAAGAGGTAaccattaataataaaaaaaaaagcactaCATATAACATAGAGTTTATTACACAGCTTATTCATTCACGTTTGAAGTGCGTATATGTGAAATCTACATGTGAACATGTACGTATGAACATCCACGTGTACCCATGTTTTcacctttttcttttttatttttaaagctaTGGGAAAGTACAGTATATAATGATTATGTTACTAAGTACGTTGTGCGGACACTTGTTAATGCTTGCAACCTCACCATGCGCAGATGTAAGGAAACGAAAGGCTCTAATTTGAAATtagtgcatatatatatatatataatatatatatatatatatatatatatatatatatatatatatattatatgtattcttGTATATATTCGTACGTATGCATGCATGTACGTACATGCATCATGTTatgcttttatatttacattccCACACTGCTCTCTTTTTAGGTGCATATGGGAATCACTGCAATTCTCTCAGGATTTATGGGTTTGTTTCTTCAAGAAGTTGTAACAAATTATAAGCAACTGACTGATAAGTGGGACGTCATTGGAAGTTTCATGTAtgaatagaaaataaaaaaaataaaataaaaaattaaaataaaacaaaacagaacaaaatagtacaaagcaaaataaattgCTGTAAACTGaaaaacattaatatattatttcgttCTTAACTTTGTAGATTTGCAGTATTGTCCCTTTATTTGACCATATCAATGTTTGCCTATAATGGTAGGACAGTGATgtgcatataataataatatatgtattatatatgtttaagcacatgtttatatttctgtttttacaaaaatgtgttcttataattttttttctaaatgtgTACATTAGATTGaagttgtatatatatatatatatatatatatatatatattttttttatcccaTCTTGTTTTGTAGGAAATTTTGTTGGAAATATAGGAGGAATATTTGGAGGGTTTAGTTATccttacatttttaataaggAATCATTTAACGggtaaaaaaacaattttagaggccaaaaaaatagcattttaaaatgtcctatataatttcaatgcatgcttgaaaaaaaaaaaatatatattttatacatcgtgtttgtaatttttgtatagcttatgtattatatgtcttttttcattattattatacaatatGGTCACATGATAACATTTTGCACATTtccaatttttattaattttataggccgcagaaaaatgtaaaaattaccTTTGTAACATTAACgcttttgttaataattggTACATTTATTAGtttaatatttgttaaatGTTAGAGGGATGAACATGTGCACATGTGCGTGTGTACATAATGTTTGTACATGTGTGTGGGTGTACATacgtttgtatatatttgtgcgtatatttgtgtatgcTTTTGTGTGTACATTTGtgtttatatacaaatatgttcATGTGCACGTTAAAATATGAGGGTATCCCTTTTATTGTTAAGCTTTGACATAATAGAATTTCCAAAGAAAACTACAAATTTTATGATTTTACAGTTTTattgtataatattattttatagttttattatacaattttattttatggttttattgtataattttattttataattatattttgtaaatttattttgtaaatttattttgtagttatattttttttttattttaatttgtatattcaTACGGTTATACTTCTTTACAGTTATACTTCTTTACTACTATACTTCTTTACTGCTATACTTCCTTACTGTTATACTTCTTTACAGTTATACGTCTTTATTGTTGTTATACTTCTTTACAGTTATACGTCTTTATTGTTATACGTCTTTATTGTTATACTTCTTTACATTTATACTTCTTTACATTTATACTTCTTTATTGTTATActtctttacatttttacattttttttttattttatttttctttttaatcaACACCAATgtaaacttaaaaatataaagaaataccgttaaatgaaaaaaggaaatattatacttaaatctgcatgtatattttttcgtaCGTTGTAATTCATATGCTTAATGTAAATAGTGCAAAGTAAAACGTATAGAAGAGTGACAAATATGCACATTCATACAACAGATCAGATGAGAAGTAAAAATGGATATGCACCTGGCGAGCATACTATGGAATACAAACTTTTCCTCGTTATCACGAATGCAGcttaacatatatacacgttAACATGTATGCAGCGTATCAGCTCAACTTTTTGACACATTCACTTCCGACCACCTTTGCGCATGCTGTCGTTcccacatatacatatgtacatgtgtatatatttatgtatatatatatatatatatatatatatatatatatatatatataaacttacGCAAAAAGAGTGTATGCTATGCTATACTGTACTTACACCATGGAAGTTAGTACACACTTAATTAATTATGTCAAATGCCTTCTTAACATTGACTTTGACATGCTCAATTGACTTATCGTACAGTTGTTGCTCCTCCTGCGTAAGGGGAAATTCTATTGGATAAACCCCTTTGTTGTTTATAAAAGTAGTTGAACCAACAAACAAATCagaacatttatataaaccatttaaataaactgcgcatgtaaataatttattttgattatacaaaaatgattttatcatattaacAATAGCAGCAGCAGGGGCAAAAGCAGCAGATGATTTAgctaatttaataatttctgCTCCCATATCTCTAGTTTTTTCAATAACTTCATTAATATCTTTGCttgtaattaaatttttttttacaaattcgGAAAGAGGTATACCTGACACAGAACAATATCTTTCTAAAGGTACCATTAAATCACCATGCCCTCCTAAAATGATTGCATTAATATTTGCTGGTgaaacatttaatttttcagcTAGTAATGTTCTAAATCTTGCTGTATCTAATATACCAGCCATAccacatattttttcatgcGGTAAATTACTATACTTATGAAATACATTTACCATAATATCAAGTGGATTACTTACACATATAACAAATGCATTTGGACTATATGTTTTCACAGACTCAGCTAcacttttcataatttttccatttacaCCTATCAAATCTTCTCTACTCATGCCCTCTTTTCTTTGCACACCTGCTGTTATTACAATTACATCTGAATCTTTTATATCTTCAATATTGTTCGTACCTGTTATTATCCTATTCACCCCTAGTATGGTACTAAGGTGTTTTAAATCTAATCCTTTCCCTTGTGGTACCCCCTGCACTACATCATACAAAACAACATCCCCCAGGTTGTCCACCAAGCACAACTGACCCACTAGGGCTCCTATATAGCCACTTCCGATAAGCGATATCTTCGgcatttttaagaaaaaaggacACGTATAAAAAAGAGGCAAAATGGGAGAAAAAGTGGGaagaaatgagaaaaaatgaaaaaaaatgaaaaaaagagtaaaaacGAGAGACCAAATGAGGATACGATATAACTAAATGAAGCGAGATAAAACAGAATTAAACGAAATTAAATTGAATAATATCAAATGGCACAAAATAATGGTAAAAAATAAGgcgaaataaaataaaagagggGAAAAATACAATgatgaaggaaaaaaagataaaaaaatttggaaatgaaatattttagcAACAGAAGAGcagaaaaagataataagATTTCTGAAACTTATATAGTTGttccacaaaaaaaaaaaaaaaaaaaattaaattaaaaaataaaaaataaaataaaatgagaaaaaaaatataaaccttaacatataaaaataaaaataaaagctaACACATTgagcataaaaaattaaaataacctTCAACATGAACGTAAATACAAAGGCACTTAA carries:
- a CDS encoding malate dehydrogenase, translating into MPKISLIGSGYIGALVGQLCLVDNLGDVVLYDVVQGVPQGKGLDLKHLSTILGVNRIITGTNNIEDIKDSDVIVITAGVQRKEGMSREDLIGVNGKIMKSVAESVKTYSPNAFVICVSNPLDIMVNVFHKYSNLPHEKICGMAGILDTARFRTLLAEKLNVSPANINAIILGGHGDLMVPLERYCSVSGIPLSEFVKKNLITSKDINEVIEKTRDMGAEIIKLAKSSAAFAPAAAIVNMIKSFLYNQNKLFTCAVYLNGLYKCSDLFVGSTTFINNKGVYPIEFPLTQEEQQLYDKSIEHVKVNVKKAFDIIN
- a CDS encoding trafficking protein particle complex subunit 6A — encoded protein: MSEGKISKTSLLLLIYEIININIDLLKNNEYEFSSFSSSSDHHQEDRNEKRLPYENEEEKENEKERNKINNNTNNNNNNTNCNNGNTNSNNNNKGNRNSNNNNKCNRNSNNNYYDSNNDSNNDSNNDSNNDSNIDSNNEMSNNNIYGQHYNERDRIINNLMYLENNNEEKNYINILSSKFKDMGKSIGIKLIERMLIYKNEFNDVKDILKFIGRDIWFILFNKNADKIQTYKKGVYIVVDNDIGMYLKHLLIDETNQKNNFIHYFLILIIGIIKGILKRFRIKGYVTYNLNYPHCSFQINIIDD
- a CDS encoding rhomboid protease ROM10 → MRFLTNINNNNNNVNSNSSYDSSNLLIYKYTRSFNITFKKDIKFIQILFPSFTIFCVTFFFSLLLYLCFFCLEAFYFNRKNPLFIDEDVLKRFGLNRFYISNNYQYYKLITATLFHSSIWNLIINTYYLMNIGIVVEKSYGKVQYIMIMLLSTLCGHLLMLATSPCADVHMGITAILSGFMGLFLQEVVTNYKQLTDKWDVIGSFIFAVLSLYLTISMFAYNGNFVGNIGGIFGGFSYPYIFNKESFNGPQKNVKITFVTLTLLLIIGTFISLIFVKC